A part of Desulfobacter sp. genomic DNA contains:
- a CDS encoding glycyl-radical enzyme activating protein — protein MTDFAPDIFRIQRYSIHDGPGIRTTIFFQGCPLFCAWCHNPESQPMPGKGKTRAGEGGRAGEKYQGLVRDLVREIEKDAVYFEESGGGVTFSGGEPLVRPGLLTALVAAFRDRGIHTCLDTSGYAPFAVLGPVAGAVDLVLYDIKVVDESRARALTGRSPGVILKNLERLSGQNIPLLLRFPLIPGMTDTRENLGGIADFLIRRTRYRQIHLLPFHNTGARKYADLGLKNPMEKASPPGADRIRAVARVFEEKGLSPIIGG, from the coding sequence ATGACTGATTTTGCTCCGGACATATTCAGAATTCAGCGGTACAGCATCCACGACGGCCCGGGCATCCGGACCACCATTTTTTTCCAGGGCTGTCCCCTTTTCTGTGCCTGGTGCCACAATCCGGAAAGCCAGCCCATGCCGGGCAAAGGCAAGACCCGGGCGGGGGAGGGCGGCCGGGCTGGAGAAAAATACCAGGGCCTTGTCAGGGATCTTGTTCGGGAAATTGAAAAGGATGCGGTTTATTTTGAGGAATCCGGGGGAGGGGTCACTTTTTCAGGGGGAGAGCCCCTTGTCCGGCCCGGTCTTTTAACGGCCCTGGTGGCTGCCTTCAGGGATCGCGGGATTCACACCTGCCTGGACACCAGCGGTTACGCCCCTTTTGCCGTCCTGGGGCCGGTGGCCGGAGCCGTCGATCTGGTACTATACGATATCAAAGTGGTGGATGAATCCAGAGCCAGGGCACTGACCGGCAGATCCCCGGGGGTGATCCTGAAGAACCTTGAACGGCTCAGTGGCCAAAATATTCCCCTTTTGCTCAGGTTTCCACTTATTCCGGGCATGACAGATACCCGTGAGAATCTTGGGGGGATTGCGGATTTTCTTATTCGCCGTACACGTTATAGACAGATTCACCTTCTTCCCTTTCATAACACCGGGGCGCGAAAATATGCCGATCTGGGACTTAAAAATCCCATGGAGAAAGCGTCTCCTCCCGGCGCAGACCGGATCCGGGCCGTTGCCCGGGTATTTGAAGAAAAAGGATTATCCCCCATTATCGGCGGATAG
- a CDS encoding ABC transporter ATP-binding protein — MNSHLLYLDGISKAYADRGPEAVSLLSNFCLGIKPGEAVGLSGPSGIGKSTIARIILGVEPPDAGQIFWKGRPVANQKKRPGRKFYRRVQMVWQDPFVYLNPFLPVRTSIMEPMTAFGMGSNRYRHNRADKLMQAMGLDPVLGQYRPGMLSGGQCQRAAIARALSVSPDLLICDEALCGLDLPLQVDIMEHLTSIREQSGMALLFISHDPDCTSRMCTRIITLM, encoded by the coding sequence ATGAACTCCCATCTTCTATATTTGGACGGTATCAGCAAGGCCTATGCAGACCGGGGGCCTGAAGCAGTATCCTTGCTGTCGAATTTTTGCCTTGGCATAAAGCCCGGAGAGGCAGTCGGCCTGTCGGGACCCAGCGGTATCGGAAAAAGCACCATTGCACGCATTATTCTGGGCGTAGAACCGCCTGATGCCGGCCAGATTTTTTGGAAAGGGCGGCCGGTTGCCAATCAAAAAAAACGTCCCGGCCGAAAGTTTTACCGCAGGGTGCAGATGGTATGGCAGGATCCCTTTGTTTATCTCAATCCTTTTTTACCGGTTCGCACCTCAATCATGGAACCCATGACCGCCTTTGGCATGGGATCGAACCGGTACCGGCATAATCGGGCGGACAAGCTGATGCAGGCCATGGGCCTTGACCCGGTTCTGGGGCAATACCGCCCGGGGATGCTCTCCGGCGGGCAATGCCAGCGCGCCGCCATTGCAAGGGCGCTTTCGGTTTCGCCTGATCTGCTTATCTGTGATGAAGCCCTCTGCGGCCTGGATTTGCCTTTGCAGGTGGATATCATGGAACATCTGACATCCATACGGGAACAATCCGGTATGGCCTTGCTTTTTATCTCCCATGACCCGGACTGTACGTCCCGAATGTGCACCAGGATCATAACCTTAATGTAG
- a CDS encoding ABC transporter ATP-binding protein, with amino-acid sequence MSDPALLTVQNLSVGTPGGISGETLVENISFRLNRGEVMAITGQSGSGKTLTAMALAGILPAPLAVCSGKVRFMGNPVSPEKGAQKFLVSGRDIMMLFQSPSRALDPWVKIGTHLADAIQAARPVRREKLKETAVHALEKAGMDAEAFDRYPFELSGGQRQRCLMALALAIKPRILIADEPATGQDDMNKALVIEIIQDLTKNEGTAVILISHDLRGLQGLAKHLAVIYKGRQIEAGPVRNIIENPFHSHTRELVRAMKFIEGGGR; translated from the coding sequence ATGTCTGACCCTGCTCTTCTGACAGTTCAGAATCTAAGCGTTGGAACACCCGGCGGAATTTCCGGCGAGACCTTGGTTGAAAATATCAGCTTTCGGCTGAACCGGGGGGAGGTAATGGCCATTACCGGCCAAAGCGGATCTGGAAAGACGTTGACCGCCATGGCCCTGGCCGGTATCCTGCCTGCGCCGCTGGCGGTCTGCAGCGGAAAGGTCCGGTTTATGGGGAATCCGGTTTCTCCGGAGAAAGGGGCACAAAAATTTCTGGTTTCCGGCCGGGACATCATGATGCTGTTTCAAAGTCCGTCCAGGGCCCTGGATCCCTGGGTCAAAATCGGCACCCATCTGGCCGACGCCATTCAGGCTGCCCGGCCAGTCCGGAGGGAAAAGCTTAAAGAGACAGCAGTCCATGCCCTGGAAAAGGCCGGGATGGATGCAGAAGCCTTTGACCGTTACCCGTTTGAACTCAGCGGGGGCCAGCGCCAGCGCTGTCTGATGGCCCTGGCCCTGGCAATTAAACCCCGCATCCTCATTGCCGATGAGCCTGCCACAGGACAGGATGACATGAATAAAGCCCTTGTCATCGAAATTATCCAGGATTTGACTAAAAATGAGGGGACAGCCGTTATTCTTATTTCCCACGACTTGAGGGGACTGCAGGGCCTGGCGAAGCATCTGGCGGTCATTTACAAGGGCAGGCAAATAGAGGCCGGCCCGGTCCGGAATATCATTGAAAATCCCTTCCATTCCCACACCCGGGAACTGGTCAGGGCCATGAAATTCATTGAAGGCGGAGGCCGATGA
- a CDS encoding ABC transporter permease subunit — translation MKKDLHLIPGQTGFSLLFCLSIGGSALLAPWIAPNDPLAADLALRLTSPCAEYPFGTDQLGRCVLSRIIWGLRLSLSGALAASGLAVGVGAMIGIGAALAKGWVEVSLRAVIDMGLAMPGLILAIVFAGLAGGTMQGLIIGLAAANWPWWARLIRGLALSAAQKEFVLAGRTAGLKPSRIVLAYILPQFKNPVLAGAALKTGRMILAFAGLSYLGLGPPPPAPELGRMLQEAGIYMARAPWLVLAPGISITMVVGALNVAGKAFQKEFQDV, via the coding sequence GTGAAAAAAGACCTGCATCTGATTCCCGGCCAAACCGGTTTCAGCCTTTTGTTCTGTCTTTCTATCGGGGGCTCAGCCTTGCTGGCCCCCTGGATTGCCCCCAATGATCCCCTGGCCGCAGATCTTGCCCTTCGGCTGACATCACCCTGCGCAGAATACCCTTTTGGAACGGACCAGCTTGGAAGATGTGTCCTGTCCCGCATAATCTGGGGACTGCGCCTGTCACTGAGCGGTGCACTTGCCGCATCCGGACTGGCTGTGGGAGTTGGGGCAATGATCGGCATCGGGGCGGCCCTGGCCAAGGGCTGGGTTGAAGTTTCATTAAGAGCGGTGATTGATATGGGGCTGGCCATGCCGGGTCTGATCCTGGCCATTGTCTTTGCCGGGCTTGCCGGGGGGACCATGCAGGGGCTGATTATCGGTCTGGCAGCGGCCAATTGGCCCTGGTGGGCACGCCTGATTCGGGGCCTTGCCCTGTCAGCCGCCCAAAAGGAATTTGTCCTTGCCGGCAGGACCGCCGGATTAAAACCGTCAAGAATAGTTCTTGCCTATATCCTGCCCCAGTTTAAGAATCCCGTGCTTGCCGGCGCCGCTTTGAAAACCGGGAGAATGATCCTGGCCTTTGCCGGGCTGAGCTATCTTGGGCTTGGGCCGCCCCCGCCGGCACCAGAGTTGGGCCGAATGCTCCAGGAAGCCGGGATCTATATGGCCCGGGCCCCCTGGCTGGTTTTAGCGCCGGGTATTTCCATTACCATGGTGGTTGGGGCCTTGAATGTGGCAGGAAAAGCATTCCAAAAGGAATTCCAGGATGTCTGA
- a CDS encoding ABC transporter permease has translation MRTAPNWIKRMVYTGFVLWGVSLGTFVLFTLSPGDPAEIILSSQSQAPGREQIEKLRHSLALDRHWTIQYLHWMGRISTGDFGLSWQTGRPVTQEMAHCLPPTLELALAAFVMAVVLSSAGGMLSAVFRHRFVDHLISALTIVSSAMPPFWLGIMLAWLISLKLGLLPVSGQGSFAHVILPAFSLALGLGLLQGSMLRSALIRTMDADFIRFARTRGLGSLKIFFRHILPHALVPMISLWGVCLGQLLGGTMIVESVFARPGLGRLTVQAVLARDIPMVQALVLLICLVFVGVNGLTDFVHWRLDPQVRKNQMGASL, from the coding sequence ATGAGGACAGCCCCCAACTGGATTAAACGCATGGTTTATACCGGCTTTGTCCTCTGGGGCGTCAGCCTGGGCACCTTTGTCCTGTTTACCTTAAGCCCGGGTGATCCGGCAGAGATCATTCTGTCCAGCCAGAGCCAGGCGCCGGGCCGGGAACAGATTGAGAAACTGCGGCATTCCCTGGCACTGGACCGGCACTGGACAATTCAGTACCTGCATTGGATGGGCAGAATATCTACCGGAGATTTTGGCCTAAGCTGGCAGACGGGCCGTCCGGTTACACAGGAGATGGCCCATTGTCTGCCGCCGACCCTGGAATTGGCCCTGGCCGCCTTTGTGATGGCGGTGGTGTTATCCAGTGCCGGAGGCATGCTGTCTGCCGTGTTCAGGCATAGGTTCGTGGATCATTTGATTTCCGCCCTTACGATTGTGTCTTCTGCCATGCCCCCATTCTGGCTGGGGATTATGCTTGCCTGGCTTATATCCCTTAAACTGGGGCTTTTGCCGGTCAGCGGACAGGGATCTTTTGCCCATGTCATCCTGCCCGCATTTTCACTGGCACTGGGCCTTGGGCTGCTCCAGGGCAGCATGCTGCGCTCGGCCCTGATCAGAACCATGGATGCCGATTTTATACGTTTTGCCCGGACCCGGGGGCTTGGATCATTGAAAATATTTTTCCGGCATATTCTACCCCATGCTCTGGTGCCCATGATTTCCTTGTGGGGAGTGTGCCTGGGCCAGCTTCTGGGCGGTACTATGATCGTGGAATCTGTTTTTGCCAGGCCGGGCCTGGGTCGACTGACGGTTCAGGCCGTTCTGGCCAGGGATATTCCCATGGTCCAGGCCCTTGTCCTGCTGATCTGTCTGGTCTTTGTGGGTGTCAACGGGCTGACAGACTTTGTTCACTGGCGGCTGGATCCCCAGGTGAGGAAAAATCAAATGGGGGCCAGCCTGTGA
- a CDS encoding methyltransferase domain-containing protein has product MTSDALDDTAENADWGVRWKAFERKSFLKQSQVESPEKWQQFYDKVSDLWEHMAGINLACAREMAAVLALHGLCQEQDAILEIGCGPGNLSIALAGQGGRVTAMDNSRGMIRLLEDKIQTRGISGIKPLVADWNSLDSTPEHDLIVAAFFPEACSPQGILRLEKLAKRACVLVLGNGVAAFPFYRQIWTKVMDIPLPASTNHLTCARNFLKQTGRSPQVYDLSLPAVLDIEFHRAREYFRSYFGMFGCSGPHMDKTIDDVLSPYVEKHHICLKGEFGAAMVCWHPPNGSPNHRSMK; this is encoded by the coding sequence ATGACGTCAGATGCTTTGGACGATACTGCTGAAAATGCGGACTGGGGCGTCCGCTGGAAGGCGTTTGAAAGAAAATCCTTTTTAAAACAGAGCCAGGTTGAATCCCCTGAGAAATGGCAACAATTTTATGACAAGGTTTCTGATCTATGGGAACATATGGCCGGGATCAATCTGGCCTGTGCCCGTGAAATGGCCGCGGTTTTGGCTCTCCATGGCCTCTGTCAGGAACAAGATGCCATTCTTGAAATCGGCTGCGGCCCGGGAAACCTTTCCATTGCACTGGCCGGGCAGGGCGGCCGGGTCACGGCCATGGATAACTCCCGGGGCATGATCCGGTTATTGGAAGACAAAATTCAGACTCGCGGTATTTCCGGGATTAAGCCGCTGGTTGCTGACTGGAACAGCCTTGATTCCACGCCGGAGCACGACCTGATTGTGGCGGCATTTTTCCCAGAGGCCTGCAGTCCCCAAGGAATTTTACGCCTGGAAAAATTGGCTAAGCGCGCCTGTGTGCTGGTGCTGGGAAACGGGGTTGCCGCCTTTCCTTTTTACCGGCAAATATGGACAAAGGTCATGGACATCCCCCTTCCTGCCTCAACAAATCATCTGACCTGTGCCCGGAATTTTTTAAAACAGACGGGCAGGTCCCCCCAGGTGTACGACTTGAGCCTGCCGGCTGTGCTGGATATCGAATTCCACCGGGCCCGGGAATACTTTAGATCCTATTTTGGGATGTTCGGGTGTTCCGGGCCGCATATGGACAAGACCATTGACGATGTGCTCAGCCCTTATGTGGAAAAACATCATATTTGTCTTAAAGGAGAGTTCGGCGCTGCCATGGTCTGCTGGCATCCCCCCAATGGGTCGCCCAATCACAGGAGTATGAAATGA
- a CDS encoding ABC transporter substrate-binding protein has translation MNLKSVSSITLNLWNRCLIFLAPAMIWMVLAPGFSLAGAIQAREDTLIIGVGRDFLDGPASRTYLHGSTHTWEALTYLDDNLNACPWLARSWEAEEQYRTWIFHLRDNVRFHDNTPLTAELARQSILRTASSPRYDPSGVYKNLDRLEARGRLDLVFHLKKPNPSFPNRVSYYQSPILHPKDFEPDGRLKTVTGTGPFYLHRAVPGDRISLKAFDGYWGNRPHFRRVVFRNLVDAQTRAMALMAKEVDAVADVGAILPQQVETLKDVKGLVLESVEVATTHYLVFNCWKKPFIDHSARQWLASIIDRKNIVNALVSGCGRVAKDPFTPLAKDWCFGHLNDDWHPVKMPEKGTVDILLHAGTVERWPYLDIAQFIQMQLGQYGFAAAIHIREPGAYYKEMKEGKFNLALQPNTLMTGEPDFFYAYYLASDGPRSYGCACDKADALIAQGRHGTSRAAQKNIYRRLSEYFTRNLPLLPLYHDISFYAYTDRLAYFGMDHNFRPLLVEAKPAAVSTLKKRSAEQ, from the coding sequence TTGAATTTGAAAAGTGTATCCTCAATCACCCTGAACCTTTGGAACCGGTGCCTGATTTTTCTGGCACCGGCCATGATCTGGATGGTCCTGGCACCTGGTTTCTCCCTGGCCGGGGCCATCCAGGCCCGGGAAGACACCCTGATTATCGGGGTGGGTCGGGATTTTCTGGACGGCCCGGCCAGCCGTACCTATCTTCACGGTTCCACCCATACCTGGGAGGCTCTGACCTATCTGGATGACAACCTGAACGCCTGCCCATGGCTGGCCCGGTCCTGGGAAGCAGAAGAGCAGTACCGGACCTGGATTTTTCATCTGCGGGACAATGTTCGGTTCCATGACAATACGCCTTTGACCGCAGAACTTGCCAGGCAGTCGATTCTTCGCACGGCATCCAGTCCGCGCTATGATCCTTCCGGTGTTTATAAAAATCTGGATAGACTGGAAGCCCGGGGCCGGCTGGACCTCGTCTTTCATCTAAAAAAGCCGAATCCGTCCTTCCCAAACAGGGTGTCCTATTACCAGAGCCCCATACTCCACCCAAAGGATTTTGAACCGGACGGCCGTCTTAAAACCGTGACTGGCACCGGTCCCTTTTACCTGCACCGGGCCGTTCCAGGAGACCGCATTTCCCTTAAAGCCTTTGACGGATACTGGGGGAACAGACCCCATTTTAGGCGGGTGGTTTTCAGGAACCTGGTCGATGCCCAGACCCGGGCCATGGCTCTGATGGCCAAGGAGGTGGATGCCGTTGCCGATGTGGGTGCTATTTTACCCCAGCAGGTTGAGACCCTTAAGGATGTGAAAGGCCTGGTTCTGGAATCCGTTGAAGTGGCCACCACCCATTATCTGGTGTTCAACTGTTGGAAAAAACCGTTTATTGATCATTCTGCCCGGCAGTGGCTGGCCTCCATCATTGACCGGAAAAACATTGTCAATGCACTTGTTTCAGGATGCGGCCGTGTGGCAAAAGATCCGTTCACGCCCCTTGCAAAAGACTGGTGTTTCGGACACCTCAACGACGACTGGCATCCGGTTAAAATGCCTGAAAAAGGGACAGTGGACATTCTGCTCCATGCCGGTACCGTAGAGCGCTGGCCCTATCTGGATATTGCCCAGTTTATCCAAATGCAACTGGGCCAATATGGATTTGCTGCAGCCATCCATATCCGGGAACCGGGGGCGTACTATAAGGAAATGAAAGAGGGCAAATTCAACCTGGCCCTGCAGCCCAATACCCTGATGACAGGCGAGCCTGATTTTTTCTATGCTTATTATCTGGCCTCTGACGGTCCGAGAAGCTACGGGTGTGCCTGTGACAAAGCCGATGCGCTCATTGCCCAAGGAAGGCACGGCACCTCCAGGGCCGCGCAGAAGAATATCTACCGTCGCCTGTCAGAATATTTCACCAGGAATCTGCCTTTGCTGCCCCTGTACCATGATATTTCATTCTATGCCTATACCGACCGGCTGGCATATTTTGGCATGGACCATAATTTCAGGCCCCTGCTGGTTGAGGCAAAGCCGGCGGCAGTGTCCACACTCAAAAAGAGGAGCGCTGAACAATGA
- a CDS encoding TonB-dependent receptor, whose amino-acid sequence MKKSCWPLWSGVILILAQVLIYPAWAEKDQNKVNQIEEITVTATKTSVAQELSPVTSYSVDREDLDCQPSYYMNNFGEFIRDLPGVSVGQYYPWGPPWIQLRGTGHFLQRTAYLIDGIPVHAFLSPAINPNDIEQVDVVLGPSSALYGPSAAGGAVNILTRSGTAHEGISAQVAYGENNTFKPSLSIGDAKDNLTYRFSYSGEISDGYQMKPVDGMIELSKLGKPQYIRGSSVEDNDYSYQWLSGKLEWDNHKDTTLSLALNYMDRYLYGGQENAITNDHGDTVVSNLRLSHQFTEQVKLTATTGYQYQSIPSQSNGGASLVGGVIVVNDAITTIEDWDRKRIPFELQGDFNILPNNVLTAGVYFAREEETSYDYDPDGTQTYRYELTTDQSALYLQDQMFFMDDRLSLLGGLRYDKWEYKDIYDSGSSNSTPDDVSKDTVTYRGGVKFRVNDILALHSSAGTAFWPGNPKWLFQNKNTGPTWREANTDLEPEETWMVDLGADITLPQWNTLIKVTAYHGIIENIMAYTYEDNTPLSTTLIKTRNIGEAEINGVEIFLKQPITRHLAFTGSLTLNDSEITKDDTNPDNVGNQLRNSPDYFGSLGLRYLNAQLFNWEVLYRFSGSRYYTDNNEDLPYFHMKAYETLDVKVWKDWALSEKVTLSTQVSAVNLLDEDYATEIVYVNPGRYVECMMGVRYAF is encoded by the coding sequence ATGAAAAAGAGTTGTTGGCCGCTGTGGTCAGGCGTTATACTTATTCTGGCTCAAGTCCTGATCTACCCGGCATGGGCGGAAAAAGACCAAAATAAAGTAAATCAGATTGAAGAAATTACGGTTACGGCCACCAAAACAAGTGTGGCACAGGAATTGTCTCCGGTGACATCATACAGCGTGGACCGTGAGGACCTGGATTGCCAGCCGTCCTATTACATGAACAATTTTGGCGAATTTATCCGGGATCTGCCCGGTGTCAGTGTCGGGCAGTATTACCCTTGGGGCCCGCCTTGGATACAATTGAGGGGCACCGGTCACTTTCTGCAGCGTACCGCCTACCTTATCGACGGGATTCCGGTTCATGCCTTTTTATCTCCGGCAATAAACCCCAACGATATTGAGCAGGTGGATGTGGTTTTAGGCCCCTCATCCGCCCTCTACGGCCCCAGTGCGGCCGGAGGTGCGGTGAATATCCTTACCCGCAGCGGCACGGCCCATGAAGGCATCAGCGCCCAGGTCGCTTACGGCGAAAACAACACTTTTAAGCCCAGCCTTTCCATCGGAGATGCAAAAGATAATTTGACCTACCGGTTTTCCTATTCCGGGGAGATATCCGACGGCTATCAGATGAAACCCGTGGACGGAATGATAGAATTGTCCAAACTGGGTAAACCCCAGTATATAAGGGGATCCTCAGTTGAAGACAATGACTATAGTTACCAATGGCTCAGTGGGAAGCTGGAGTGGGATAACCACAAAGACACGACGCTGTCCCTGGCGCTGAATTATATGGACCGGTATCTCTATGGGGGCCAGGAAAATGCCATCACAAACGATCACGGCGATACCGTGGTGTCCAACCTGAGGCTGAGCCACCAATTTACCGAGCAGGTGAAATTGACGGCAACCACCGGGTACCAGTACCAGTCCATTCCCTCCCAGTCCAATGGAGGGGCAAGCCTTGTGGGCGGCGTGATAGTGGTAAATGATGCCATTACTACAATTGAAGATTGGGATCGCAAACGGATCCCCTTTGAACTGCAGGGCGACTTCAATATTCTGCCCAACAACGTGCTTACCGCCGGTGTGTATTTTGCCAGGGAGGAAGAAACCTCGTATGATTACGACCCTGACGGAACTCAGACCTACCGCTATGAATTGACTACGGACCAGTCAGCCCTGTACCTCCAGGACCAGATGTTTTTCATGGATGACCGGTTAAGCCTCTTGGGCGGGCTTAGGTATGACAAGTGGGAGTACAAGGATATCTATGATTCCGGTTCTTCCAACAGCACTCCGGACGATGTTAGCAAAGACACCGTCACTTACAGGGGCGGTGTCAAATTCCGGGTCAACGACATCCTGGCGCTGCACTCCTCTGCCGGTACGGCCTTCTGGCCCGGCAATCCCAAATGGCTGTTCCAAAATAAAAACACCGGCCCCACCTGGCGGGAAGCCAATACCGACCTGGAACCCGAAGAAACCTGGATGGTTGATCTGGGGGCTGACATCACACTGCCCCAGTGGAACACCCTGATCAAGGTTACGGCTTACCACGGTATTATTGAAAATATCATGGCATACACCTATGAGGATAATACCCCTCTATCCACCACCCTGATCAAAACGAGAAATATCGGAGAGGCGGAAATCAACGGTGTTGAAATTTTCCTTAAACAGCCCATTACCCGGCACCTGGCATTTACCGGATCGCTGACCCTGAACGATTCGGAAATCACCAAGGACGACACAAATCCTGACAATGTTGGTAACCAGTTGAGAAATTCCCCGGACTACTTCGGCAGCCTGGGGCTCAGATACCTGAACGCTCAATTGTTTAACTGGGAAGTGCTGTACCGGTTTTCAGGCAGCCGGTATTACACGGATAACAACGAAGACTTGCCCTATTTTCACATGAAAGCTTATGAAACACTTGATGTAAAGGTCTGGAAGGACTGGGCACTGTCAGAAAAGGTGACCCTAAGTACCCAGGTTTCCGCCGTGAACCTGCTGGATGAGGATTATGCCACCGAGATTGTCTATGTCAATCCCGGCCGGTATGTGGAATGCATGATGGGGGTCAGGTACGCATTTTGA
- the rpsU gene encoding 30S ribosomal protein S21 gives MKEITVTVIDNDVEKALRILKKKIQNDGLFKRLKVKKHYEKPCQYRRRKMREAMRRQRIAASRSRRRRS, from the coding sequence TTGAAAGAAATTACGGTCACCGTTATTGATAATGACGTAGAAAAGGCCTTGAGAATTCTGAAGAAAAAAATTCAGAACGACGGACTCTTCAAACGTCTGAAGGTTAAAAAGCACTACGAAAAACCGTGTCAGTACAGAAGACGTAAGATGAGAGAGGCAATGAGAAGACAAAGAATTGCCGCCTCAAGATCTCGCAGAAGACGTAGCTAA
- a CDS encoding bifunctional folylpolyglutamate synthase/dihydrofolate synthase, whose product MPKISYEQCLDKIYKLGRFGIKLELDTILNILRFLNNPQKNYKVVHVAGTNGKGSTATYIASILRQAGFRTGIYTSPHLVRFNERITVDGKEISDDDVVKAYEAVNAVDIGKRRATFFEIATAMAFYQFSKEKVDWAVIETGMGGRFDATNVIKPQVSVITNLSIEHTEYLGSTIKDLAREKGGIIKPNTPVVTAVSQPSGIEMLETIAKENKAPLFRFKKDFSIRKTPNKKTYAFQGIHNTYKDLVKPLPGDHQRENLSLALAACELIFDHNKGRDERYTVSPELVREGLSNARWPGRLEKIMDEPLVILDGAHNLKAAQVLGKYLAGRLGDKKLTLVVGILDDKPHEEMLAHLAPLAHRVIITKAKIDRSLETEVLEKAVKKFFKGETTIIEDVKEAVSHAISTSSKEDAVCIAGSLYVAGEAKEKFCLDFI is encoded by the coding sequence ATGCCAAAAATTTCCTATGAGCAGTGCCTGGATAAAATCTATAAGCTGGGCCGCTTCGGTATCAAGCTGGAGCTTGATACCATCCTTAACATCCTGAGATTCCTGAACAACCCCCAGAAAAATTACAAGGTCGTCCATGTGGCCGGCACCAACGGCAAAGGCTCCACCGCCACCTATATAGCCTCCATTCTCAGGCAGGCGGGGTTCAGGACAGGCATTTACACCAGCCCCCACCTGGTCCGGTTCAACGAACGGATCACCGTTGACGGCAAAGAGATTTCCGATGATGATGTGGTCAAGGCTTATGAGGCAGTAAATGCCGTGGACATCGGCAAGCGCCGGGCCACCTTTTTTGAAATTGCCACTGCCATGGCCTTTTACCAGTTTTCAAAGGAAAAGGTGGACTGGGCTGTGATCGAAACCGGCATGGGCGGGCGGTTCGATGCCACCAATGTCATAAAGCCCCAGGTCAGTGTGATCACCAACCTTTCCATTGAGCACACCGAATACCTGGGATCCACCATCAAAGACCTGGCCCGGGAAAAGGGAGGGATCATAAAACCCAACACCCCGGTGGTCACCGCGGTATCCCAGCCGTCGGGCATTGAGATGCTGGAAACAATTGCAAAAGAGAACAAGGCCCCCCTCTTCCGGTTCAAAAAGGATTTTTCCATCCGGAAAACGCCGAACAAAAAGACCTATGCCTTTCAGGGAATTCACAATACCTATAAAGATTTGGTAAAGCCCCTGCCCGGCGACCACCAGCGGGAAAACCTATCCCTGGCCCTGGCGGCCTGCGAACTGATATTCGACCACAACAAGGGCAGGGATGAAAGATACACGGTTTCCCCGGAACTGGTCAGGGAAGGCCTGTCCAACGCCCGGTGGCCCGGCCGCCTGGAAAAAATCATGGATGAGCCCCTGGTGATTCTGGACGGCGCCCACAACCTCAAGGCGGCCCAGGTGCTGGGCAAATACCTGGCCGGCAGGCTGGGAGACAAAAAACTCACCCTGGTGGTGGGCATCCTGGATGACAAACCCCATGAAGAGATGCTGGCACACCTGGCGCCCCTGGCCCACCGGGTAATCATCACCAAGGCAAAAATAGACCGGAGCCTTGAAACCGAGGTTCTCGAAAAGGCTGTGAAAAAATTTTTTAAGGGAGAAACCACCATTATTGAAGATGTCAAAGAAGCCGTATCCCATGCAATATCAACGTCTTCCAAAGAAGATGCCGTATGCATTGCCGGGTCACTATACGTGGCCGGGGAGGCAAAAGAAAAATTTTGTCTGGATTTTATCTGA